A region from the Geobacter benzoatilyticus genome encodes:
- a CDS encoding cytochrome c biogenesis protein ResB, translated as MNSVRRFFLSGKTVICLIAAALFAITLSAFIPQSFLVSPEKMLAWRMAHPLLGSLSELLGLHHIYTHPVFSAVLAGTAVSLSLSTRDQCLAAWRRMCRPDPEMPGAESFAVVGSVEHCSQVISSLGFLRRNAGDGVVRFVRHPWGYWGNALLHFGMVVSIAASLFIALTQQRGVVQIAEGTPWYPSYPLLSEEHGLLAKPLVLPDTLRLDRVTYRFRPDNSVQRLGSNLSFMSDAGTVETGSVEINKILIHRGMRFYQGVEFGHAFFVEVTGPDGLSRMFQLQIQHPEAPGRPAYNDYSGLLGEGQLLRAKYLVDAAGKSFSRVDPLLTLRLEAGGREIGRVPLTVGEEGVIGAYRFRLQAFAPWSRLLVVNLVGMPAIFLGFFIICLGGVLHYFAPPREVTVCEAAGGVVMVRWRAVKFAGFYMDELASLKQSLGLEDNHG; from the coding sequence ATGAATTCTGTAAGGCGCTTCTTTCTCTCCGGAAAAACCGTCATCTGCCTGATAGCGGCGGCCCTGTTCGCCATTACCCTGTCGGCATTCATCCCCCAGAGTTTTCTCGTATCTCCTGAAAAAATGCTCGCGTGGCGGATGGCGCATCCATTGCTCGGTTCCTTGAGCGAGTTGCTCGGTCTCCATCACATCTACACGCATCCTGTGTTTTCCGCTGTCCTGGCAGGAACGGCGGTTTCCCTTTCCCTTTCCACCCGGGACCAGTGCCTGGCCGCTTGGCGGAGGATGTGCCGGCCCGATCCGGAGATGCCGGGCGCTGAAAGTTTTGCCGTTGTGGGGAGTGTGGAACATTGCAGCCAGGTCATTTCCTCCCTCGGTTTCCTGAGGCGGAATGCCGGGGATGGCGTGGTGAGGTTCGTCCGCCATCCCTGGGGGTACTGGGGCAATGCCCTGCTCCACTTCGGAATGGTTGTGAGCATTGCCGCATCGCTCTTCATTGCGTTGACCCAGCAGCGGGGAGTCGTCCAGATTGCCGAAGGTACGCCGTGGTATCCCTCGTACCCTCTCCTGAGCGAGGAGCATGGACTCCTCGCCAAGCCGCTGGTGCTGCCGGACACGCTGAGGCTCGATCGCGTAACGTACCGCTTCCGTCCGGACAATAGCGTGCAACGCCTGGGCTCCAACCTCTCGTTTATGTCCGATGCCGGGACGGTCGAAACCGGGAGCGTGGAAATCAACAAAATCCTTATCCACCGTGGTATGCGCTTTTACCAGGGGGTAGAATTCGGTCACGCTTTTTTTGTCGAAGTGACGGGTCCCGATGGCCTCTCCCGGATGTTTCAGCTCCAGATTCAGCACCCTGAAGCGCCGGGCCGTCCGGCCTATAATGATTACAGCGGCCTGCTCGGAGAGGGGCAGCTCCTCAGGGCCAAATACCTGGTTGATGCGGCGGGGAAATCATTCTCCCGGGTAGATCCTTTGCTTACGCTGCGGCTGGAAGCGGGGGGGAGGGAGATTGGCCGGGTTCCGTTGACGGTCGGGGAAGAAGGTGTGATTGGCGCTTACAGGTTCCGTCTGCAGGCCTTTGCCCCCTGGTCGAGGCTGCTGGTTGTGAACCTTGTTGGAATGCCGGCGATATTTCTTGGTTTTTTTATTATCTGCCTGGGAGGTGTGCTACATTATTTCGCGCCGCCCCGTGAGGTGACGGTGTGCGAGGCGGCGGGCGGAGTTGTCATGGTTCGCTGGCGAGCGGTGAAGTTTGCCGGGTTTTATATGGATGAACTGGCATCGTTGAAGCAGTCTCTGGGACTTGAGGATAACCATGGATAA
- a CDS encoding cytochrome c biogenesis protein: MDKQVAICVALNWLAVLCYVAATIVNVSGVIFRKEVVEQRSYQPVWLGLLVHSAAIAYWWRVVGHGPYMAPSEVLSADAWITMVVFLVFLRIFPRIRTASVIVFPVVFLMVALANFYNPGIRSLPPTFGGIWLVLHICFYKIAFGTLVIALAFSIFHLLKNRPITAAWMERLPSLDGIDLYAYRFAGFGFIFWAIGMLAGSIWAYKSWGRYWGWDPVETWSLITWLLMGGYLHLRRFFRMSGNRAAWFFVLCFVMSVVSLFVTSHMGTSIHAEYFR, encoded by the coding sequence ATGGATAAGCAGGTTGCGATTTGTGTGGCGCTGAACTGGCTGGCGGTGCTCTGCTACGTGGCGGCGACCATAGTGAACGTGAGCGGTGTCATATTCAGGAAGGAGGTGGTGGAGCAGCGCAGCTATCAGCCGGTATGGCTCGGGCTTCTGGTGCATTCGGCCGCTATTGCCTACTGGTGGCGAGTTGTCGGGCATGGGCCCTATATGGCCCCCAGCGAGGTGCTGTCGGCCGATGCCTGGATTACAATGGTGGTATTTCTGGTGTTTCTCCGCATCTTTCCGCGTATCCGGACAGCGAGCGTGATAGTTTTTCCGGTGGTATTCCTCATGGTTGCCCTGGCCAATTTCTACAACCCCGGCATCCGGTCGCTTCCCCCTACATTCGGCGGTATTTGGCTGGTCCTGCACATCTGCTTCTATAAAATAGCCTTTGGAACCCTGGTCATAGCCCTGGCATTCTCAATCTTTCACCTTCTCAAGAACCGCCCCATAACTGCTGCCTGGATGGAACGGTTGCCCAGCCTGGACGGCATCGATCTCTACGCCTACCGGTTTGCCGGGTTCGGTTTCATATTCTGGGCCATCGGCATGCTGGCCGGCTCCATCTGGGCCTACAAGTCGTGGGGGCGCTACTGGGGGTGGGACCCCGTCGAGACGTGGTCGCTGATTACCTGGCTGTTGATGGGGGGCTACCTCCATCTGAGACGTTTTTTCCGGATGAGCGGGAACCGTGCGGCCTGGTTCTTTGTCCTTTGTTTTGTCATGTCAGTGGTTTCGCTGTTTGTCACATCCCATATGGGAACTTCGATCCATGCCGAGTATTTTAGGTGA